From a single Nicotiana tabacum cultivar K326 chromosome 8, ASM71507v2, whole genome shotgun sequence genomic region:
- the LOC107783293 gene encoding uncharacterized protein LOC107783293 — MATLTPGILLKLLQSMNTGTRVTGDHRTPLLQVIGIVPALSTSDSLWPHHGFYVQLSDSLNSTYVSLCDRDTDLILTNRLQLGQFAHIDRFTFDSPPVPRAVNLRPIAGRHGFIGSPEPLIAKISNGGFLIQPVSDSDPISVYLSKNGRTEPGSGPKDGKEKVRVREVLAPKENVEIKDDLKKKSSENVHQPRRFSSPASAKQRSVSAGKKNVGSGERDPSPAVKVKRSASPVPSKCVVPSLAAAKEENRSTAKEAAIIVPSRYRQPSPTAMRRQGSPLVARRMSLSPGRRLSGGVKVSPAVDSSGKKKMAAIAAGISKVSEAIVGSGKSSRKNWDDGTASSGDSFEQTEKVFSKKKPDIQAILRTQAAISRRLSDVSSHADDFGSEGKIKSGVAENSSDTEKPNNVAPVIPVHEKKWTDGSVSLNSVSAELAKLGKEAMQRRIVASTAAAEALEEALATETIVRNLSMFSDLRSTSNPKNPLPTIDRFISIYEDVVKSTNVVESITSSRGVQKSNENMIMEQPKSSLLWVEAALATDLEIVSLLTNQNSGTQSASLKSSPIYQSSKTSNKNPSIVSAVTGTWTRGYGMNETVELAKKLQSEMQLWFITFVEESLDAGFRVFKSCSMTSDGGSNSGSITAILSQLKRVNGWLDRVVSKKDEQLIQKIECLKRKIYGFVIQHVGTTAENSTPTTS; from the exons ATGGCGACTCTTACTCCTGGAATTCTACTAAAGCTACTCCAATCCATGAACACCGGTACACGTGTCACCGGCGACCACCGAACGCCACTCCTTCAAGTTATCGGAATCGTCCCAGCGCTTTCCACTTCCGATTCACTTTGGCCCCACCACGGCTTCTATGTACAACTCTCGGACTCACTCAACTCCACTTACGTCTCCCTCTGCGACCGCGACACCGATCTCATCCTTACGAACCGGCTTCAGCTCGGTCAGTTTGCTCACATTGACCGGTTTACCTTCGATTCTCCTCCCGTCCCACGTGCTGTTAACCTCCGTCCTATTGCTGGCCGCCATGGCTTTATCGGGTCGCCTGAACCTTTGATTGCTAAAATTTCAaatggagggtttctcatccagcCCGTTTCAGATTCGGATCCTATTTCTGTTTATTTGTCAAAAAACGGAAGAACGGAACCGGGTTCGGGTCCAAAAGATGGAAAGGAAAAAGTTAGGGTTAGAGAAGTTCTTGCACCAAAAGAAAATGTTGAAATTAAGGACGATTTGAAGAAAAAATCTTCTGAAAATGTTCATCAACCGAGGAGATTTTCGTCTCCAGCATCAGCAAAGCAAAG GTCGGTATCTGCAGGGAAGAAGAACGTGGGAAGTGGTGAAAGGGATCCATCACCGGCCGTTAAAGTGAAGAGATCGGCATCACCAGTGCCATCAAAGTGTGTTGTACCAAGTTTGGCGGCTGCGAAAGAAGAGAATAGGAGCACAGCAAAAGAAGCAGCAATTATAGTACCGTCAAGGTACAGGCAGCCGTCTCCTACAGCAATGAGAAGGCAAGGGAGTCCGTTGGTGGCGAGAAGGATGTCGTTGTCGCCTGGACGACGGTTGTCTGGTGGTGTTAAGGTTTCACCTGCTGTTGATTCGTCTGGCAAGAAGAAAATGGCTGCTATTGCTGCTGGAATTTCTAAAGTTTCTGAGGCGATTGTGGGGTCTGGTAAATCGAGTAGGAAGAATTGGGATGATGGGACGGCGAGTAGTGGTGATTCTTTTGAACAAACAGAGAAGGTTTTCTCAAAGAAAAAGCCGGATATTCAGGCAATTCTGAGAACTCAG GCTGCTATTTCGAGGCGTCTGAGTGATGTAAGCAGCCATGCTGATGATTTTGGAAGTGAAGGGAAAATAAAATCTGGTGTTGCTGAAAATTCCTCCGACACTGAAAAGCCTAACAATGTAGCTCCAGTCATTCCAGTTCATGAGAAGAAGTGGACTGATGGAAGTGTATCGCTAAATTCTGTGTCCGCTGAACTCGCAAAGCTTGGAAAG GAGGCTATGCAAAGGAGAATAGTTGCTTCAACAGCTGCAGCTGAAGCCTTGGAAGAGGCTCTTGCCACTGAGACTattgtgcgaaatttgag TATGTTTTCAGATCTACGCTCAACATCCAACCCGAAAAATCCTCTTCCAACAATTGATCGTTTCATTTCAATTTACGAAGATGTAGTGAAATCAACAAATGTTGTTGAATCAATCACCAGCAGTCGTGGTGTGCAAAAATCTAATGAGAATATGATAATGGAGCAACCAAAATCATCCCTTCTTTGGGTGGAAGCTGCTCTGGCAACTGATCTTGAAATTGTCTCTCTTTTGACAAATCAGAACAGTGGAACTCAATCAGCATCATTGAAAAGCTCTCCAATATATCAGTCATCAAAAACTTCTAATAAGAATCCTTCGATTGTTTCAGCAGTAACTGGAACTTGGACAAGAGGTTATGGAATGAATGAGACAGTAGAACTTGCAAAGAAGTTGCAATCTGAGATGCAACTGTGGTTCATCACTTTTGTTGAAGAGTCATTAGATGCAGGTTTTCGTGTGTTCAAGAGTTGCTCCATGACTTCTGATGGAGGTTCCAACTCTGGTTCAATTACAGCCATTTTGTCACAACTAAAGCGAGTCAATGGCTGGTTGGATCGCGTAGTTTCAAAGAAGGATGAGCAGTTGATACAGAAGATAGAATGCTTGAAAAGAAAAATTTATGGATTTGTCATTCAGCATGTAGGAACAACTGCTGAAAATTCAACTCCCACAACATCCTAA